One window from the genome of Streptomyces cadmiisoli encodes:
- the ald gene encoding alanine dehydrogenase, protein MIDVKVGIPREVKNNEFRVAITPAGVHELVRNGHQVVVERNAGIGSSIPNEEYIAAGAQILDTADEVWATADLLLKVKEPIAEEYHRLRKDQILFTYLHLAASKECTDALLESGTTAIAYETVELPSRALPLLAPMSEVAGRLAPQVGAYHLMRAAGGRGVLPGGVPGVPAGKAVVIGGGVSGWNAAQIAIGMGFHVTLLDRDINKLKEADKIFGTKIQTVVSNAFELEKACLEADLVIGAVLIPGAKAPKLVTNELVARMKAGSVLVDIAIDQGGCFEDSRATTHAEPTFRVHNSVFYCVANMPGAVPNTSTYALTNATLPYIVELANRGWVEALRRDAALAKGLNTHDGKVVYREVAEAHGLEHVDLETLIG, encoded by the coding sequence GTGATCGACGTGAAGGTCGGCATCCCCCGCGAGGTCAAGAACAACGAGTTCCGGGTGGCCATCACCCCCGCCGGCGTGCACGAGCTGGTGCGCAACGGCCACCAGGTCGTCGTCGAGCGGAACGCCGGTATCGGCTCCTCCATCCCGAACGAGGAGTACATCGCCGCCGGGGCGCAGATCCTCGACACGGCCGACGAGGTGTGGGCCACCGCGGACCTGCTGCTGAAGGTGAAGGAGCCGATCGCGGAGGAGTACCACCGGCTGCGCAAGGACCAGATCCTCTTCACCTACCTGCACCTGGCCGCCTCCAAGGAGTGCACCGACGCCCTCCTGGAGTCCGGCACCACGGCCATCGCGTACGAGACCGTGGAGCTGCCGAGCCGCGCCCTGCCGCTGCTCGCCCCCATGTCCGAGGTCGCGGGCCGGCTGGCCCCGCAGGTCGGCGCCTACCACCTGATGCGCGCCGCGGGCGGCCGCGGTGTCCTGCCCGGTGGTGTCCCGGGCGTGCCGGCCGGCAAGGCCGTCGTCATCGGCGGTGGCGTCTCCGGCTGGAACGCCGCGCAGATCGCCATCGGCATGGGCTTCCACGTGACCCTGCTCGACCGTGACATCAACAAGCTCAAGGAAGCCGACAAGATCTTCGGCACGAAGATCCAGACCGTCGTCTCCAACGCCTTCGAGCTGGAGAAGGCGTGCCTGGAGGCCGACCTCGTCATCGGCGCCGTCCTCATCCCGGGCGCCAAGGCCCCGAAGCTCGTCACCAACGAGCTCGTCGCCCGGATGAAGGCGGGAAGTGTCCTTGTCGACATCGCGATCGACCAGGGCGGCTGCTTCGAGGACTCCCGTGCCACCACGCACGCCGAGCCGACCTTCCGCGTCCACAACTCGGTCTTCTACTGCGTCGCCAACATGCCCGGCGCGGTCCCCAACACCTCCACCTACGCGCTGACCAACGCCACGCTGCCGTACATCGTCGAGCTGGCCAACCGCGGCTGGGTCGAGGCGCTGCGCCGTGACGCCGCGCTGGCCAAGGGCCTCAACACGCACGACGGCAAGGTCGTCTACCGCGAGGTCGCCGAGGCGCACGGCCTGGAGCACGTGGACCTGGAGACCCTGATCGGCTGA
- a CDS encoding NUDIX domain-containing protein: MTIKDTPEEWEIRASDTPFVGNKTSVRTDDVVMPDGTVVRRDYQVHPGSVAVLALDDADRVLVLRQYRHPVRHKLWEIPAGLLDVPGENPLHAAQRELYEEAHVKAEDWRVLTDVYTTPGGCDESVRIFLARGLSEAEGARFAVEDEEADMELGRVPVADLVRGVLAGELHNNCLVVGVLSLVAARQGAGLDALRPAEAPWPARPFEA, from the coding sequence ATGACGATCAAGGACACCCCCGAGGAGTGGGAGATCCGCGCCTCGGACACCCCCTTCGTGGGCAACAAGACCTCCGTCCGCACGGACGACGTGGTCATGCCCGACGGCACCGTCGTGCGCCGCGACTACCAGGTGCACCCCGGCTCGGTGGCCGTCCTCGCCCTCGACGACGCGGACCGCGTGCTGGTCCTGCGGCAGTACCGCCACCCCGTGCGCCACAAGCTGTGGGAGATTCCGGCCGGCCTGCTCGACGTGCCCGGCGAGAACCCGCTGCACGCCGCCCAGCGCGAGTTGTACGAGGAGGCGCACGTCAAGGCGGAGGACTGGCGGGTGCTGACCGACGTGTACACCACCCCCGGCGGCTGCGACGAGTCCGTGCGCATCTTCCTGGCCCGCGGTCTGTCCGAGGCCGAGGGGGCGCGCTTCGCGGTCGAGGACGAGGAGGCCGACATGGAGCTCGGGCGCGTGCCGGTCGCGGATCTCGTGCGGGGGGTGCTCGCCGGGGAACTGCACAACAACTGCCTGGTCGTCGGCGTCCTCTCGCTGGTCGCCGCCCGGCAGGGCGCCGGCCTGGACGCGCTGCGCCCGGCCGAGGCGCCCTGGCCCGCCCGCCCCTTCGAGGCCTGA
- a CDS encoding tetratricopeptide repeat protein, with amino-acid sequence MTDQAVDTDGAWSSGHTSVETPFLGRTRELKELRADIERAGLDTISGKKAPRARVLLIAGRPGSGRTALAEELVRQVAKRYPDGVLRARLSEPDGTPVPTERTARDLLAALDRPIPPGAAEDELAEALREALADRRAVLLLDDAAEAEQVDALLPDTPDCLVVAVSKGPLTGISDVRPCTLGGLDTKSAVELLSRHTGSVRITVDPRAAEGLVEECQAQPAALTLAGGWLAARPKSAVADLAKQLRAEGDDATALGRVFRLVHASLPPSTARTLRLLSLAPAGHVDPHTASALAGCSVNGARTTLDDLAAVGLLRAVDGPLPQYEVPGSLHPLLRSLTETLDRPAELQLARARMLERTVRLLQSCRAITETDSPQAREKLLGMPRSLRFPSPRAAADWLSIRKPALLAAARLAVADGELDTLARRLMSQLVRAMVAHFGMRAAAPDLYGIHGLVLDVAERQDLPRERAAALLNLGDLDAQTGRTAEALTRFRAALDAGRLANDPYATGRAMESVGGAHQERGDHDRAADWYGRALAERLARDERAEAARLYGRIATAHTYAGRYGEAQRHWRAAIAGYRKLGDMAAHARALSELARVQEYAGRPEESLRTCQEGVEWARRAEDVRLQAALHMRLADTLEHLGDSTAALLHRNAAGRMLGDEVQEDDSGDPVTEQPGSACEIRSTSAED; translated from the coding sequence GTGACGGATCAGGCGGTGGACACGGACGGCGCGTGGTCGTCGGGACACACGTCGGTGGAGACCCCTTTCCTGGGCCGTACACGGGAGTTGAAGGAGCTGCGCGCCGACATCGAGCGTGCGGGGCTGGACACCATCTCGGGGAAGAAGGCCCCGCGCGCGCGAGTGCTGCTCATCGCGGGCAGACCCGGCTCCGGCCGTACGGCGCTCGCCGAGGAGCTGGTCCGGCAGGTCGCGAAACGTTACCCCGACGGCGTCCTGCGGGCCCGGCTCAGCGAGCCCGACGGCACCCCCGTCCCCACCGAGCGCACCGCCCGTGACCTGCTGGCCGCGCTGGACCGGCCGATCCCGCCCGGTGCCGCCGAGGACGAGCTGGCCGAGGCGCTCCGCGAGGCCCTGGCCGACCGCCGGGCCGTGCTCCTGCTGGACGACGCGGCCGAGGCGGAGCAGGTCGACGCCCTGCTGCCGGACACCCCGGACTGCCTGGTCGTCGCCGTCTCGAAGGGCCCGCTCACCGGTATCTCCGACGTCCGTCCCTGCACCCTCGGCGGCCTCGACACCAAGTCCGCCGTCGAACTGCTGTCCCGGCACACCGGCTCGGTGCGCATCACCGTCGACCCCAGGGCCGCCGAAGGGCTCGTCGAGGAGTGCCAGGCCCAGCCGGCCGCGCTGACGCTGGCCGGTGGCTGGCTGGCCGCCCGCCCCAAGTCGGCCGTCGCCGACCTGGCCAAGCAGCTGCGGGCCGAGGGCGACGACGCGACCGCGCTCGGCCGGGTCTTCCGGCTCGTCCATGCCTCCCTGCCGCCGTCCACCGCGCGCACCCTGCGGCTGCTCTCCCTCGCCCCGGCCGGCCATGTCGACCCGCACACCGCCTCGGCGCTCGCCGGCTGCTCGGTCAACGGCGCCCGCACCACGCTGGACGACCTGGCCGCCGTCGGACTGCTGCGGGCGGTGGACGGGCCGCTGCCGCAGTACGAGGTGCCGGGCAGCCTGCACCCCCTGCTGCGCTCCCTGACCGAGACCCTGGACCGCCCGGCCGAGCTCCAGCTGGCCCGCGCCCGGATGCTGGAGCGGACGGTGCGGCTGCTCCAGTCGTGCCGCGCGATCACCGAGACCGACAGCCCGCAGGCGCGCGAGAAACTGCTCGGCATGCCGCGCTCCCTGCGCTTCCCGAGTCCCCGCGCGGCCGCCGACTGGCTCAGCATCCGCAAGCCGGCGCTGCTCGCCGCGGCCCGTCTCGCGGTCGCCGACGGGGAGCTGGACACCCTGGCCCGGCGCCTGATGTCCCAGCTGGTCCGGGCGATGGTGGCGCACTTCGGCATGCGGGCGGCGGCGCCCGACCTGTACGGCATCCACGGCCTCGTGCTCGACGTGGCCGAACGCCAGGACCTGCCCCGCGAGCGGGCCGCGGCGCTGCTGAACCTCGGCGACCTGGACGCCCAGACCGGCCGGACGGCCGAGGCGCTGACCCGTTTCCGGGCCGCGCTGGACGCCGGACGCCTGGCGAACGACCCGTACGCGACCGGACGGGCGATGGAATCCGTGGGCGGCGCGCACCAGGAACGCGGCGACCACGACCGGGCCGCCGACTGGTACGGCCGCGCCCTCGCCGAGCGGCTGGCCCGCGACGAGCGGGCCGAGGCCGCCCGGCTCTACGGCCGGATCGCCACCGCGCACACCTACGCGGGCCGCTACGGCGAGGCCCAGCGGCACTGGCGCGCCGCGATCGCCGGCTACCGCAAGCTCGGCGACATGGCCGCCCACGCAAGGGCGTTGAGCGAACTGGCGCGGGTCCAGGAGTACGCGGGACGGCCCGAGGAGTCGCTGCGCACCTGCCAGGAGGGCGTCGAGTGGGCGCGCCGCGCCGAGGACGTACGACTCCAGGCGGCGCTGCACATGAGGCTGGCGGACACGCTGGAGCACCTCGGCGACTCCACGGCCGCTCTGCTGCACCGCAACGCGGCCGGGCGCATGCTGGGGGATGAGGTCCAGGAGGACGACTCGGGTGATCCAGTCACGGAACAGCCGGGTAGTGCCTGCGAAATCCGCAGTACATCCGCTGAAGATTGA